Proteins found in one Oncorhynchus mykiss isolate Arlee chromosome 3, USDA_OmykA_1.1, whole genome shotgun sequence genomic segment:
- the LOC110515914 gene encoding von Willebrand factor D and EGF domain-containing protein-like has protein sequence MVLARCCFTASIKVNLALLACSVALVGICLARSDAPRGVAVPFVFDLKATCRPPCQHAGICIRNNTCFCSRGYEGETCQYANCYPKCKNGGECLRPGKCRCPSGFGGKYCHKVKCDSGCWNGGDCIAVNGVAKCICPSSWTGSKCQEAICPQGCRNGGSCVAPGICSCPEGWLGGACHTAVCHRPCLNGGKCLSPDSCRCRPPYSGPRCEERKKVF, from the exons ATGGTGCTCGCTCGCTGCTGCTTTACCGCCTCGATAAAGGTAAACCTCGCGCTGCTGGCCTGCTCGGTTGCGCTTGTGGGCATCTGCTTAGCGCGCTCGGACGCTCCGCGAGGGGTGGCGGTGCCCTTTGTTTTTGACCTCAAAGCGACGTGCCGCCCTCCGTGCCAACATGCTGGCATCTGCATCCGAAACAACACCTGCTTCTGTTCTCGCGGCTATGAGGGAGAGACCTGCCAGTATG CTAACTGCTATCCCAAATGTAAGAATGGAGGAGAGTGTCTTCGCCCTGGAAAATGCAGATGTCCTTCTGGATTTGGAGGAAAATATTGTCATAAAG TGAAATGTGATAGTGGATGCTGGAACGGTGGCGACTGCATCGCTGTGAACGGAGTGGCCAAGTGCATCTGTCCCTCCAGCTGGACTGGCTCCAAATGCCAAGAGG CGATCTGTCCCCAGGGGTGCAGGAATGGGGGCAGCTGTGTGGCCCCAGGAATCTGCAGCTGTCCAGAGGGCTGGCTGGGTGGAGCCTGCCACACTG CTGTGTGTCACCGGCCCTGTCTGAATGGAGGCAAATGTTTGTCTCCCGATTCGTGCCGCTGTCGCCCTCCTTACTCTGGACCACGCTGTGAGGAGAGGAAAAAGGTGTTTTAA